One region of Cytobacillus sp. IB215665 genomic DNA includes:
- a CDS encoding metalloregulator ArsR/SmtB family transcription factor: protein MLNERNLKDMLYQEYARIGKSLSSPKRLEILDLLSHGPKSVDALAKCTTMSVANVSQHLKTLYNSKLVKFKKEGNFVIYELADEVISNFLNSLHALSEKQYMQVQQIKEEFLNNQLDIEGITLLELKDRMDKGEVLLLDVRPKEEYEKAHIPGAVSCPIEELEAKLASLPANSNVVAYCRGPYCLMSAKAVEILKAKGINAFRLEDGVREWDQFV from the coding sequence ATGCTTAATGAACGTAATTTAAAAGACATGTTATATCAAGAGTATGCAAGGATAGGGAAAAGTTTATCAAGCCCTAAACGATTGGAAATTCTTGACCTGTTATCTCATGGCCCTAAGTCTGTGGATGCTTTAGCAAAGTGTACAACAATGTCTGTTGCAAATGTATCTCAGCACTTGAAAACTCTGTATAATTCAAAGCTAGTTAAGTTTAAGAAGGAAGGAAACTTCGTTATTTATGAACTAGCTGATGAAGTAATTTCGAATTTTTTAAATTCATTACATGCATTATCAGAGAAGCAATATATGCAAGTACAACAAATTAAAGAAGAGTTTTTAAATAATCAACTTGATATAGAAGGAATAACTCTTTTAGAGCTTAAAGACCGAATGGACAAAGGTGAGGTTTTACTGTTGGATGTAAGACCGAAGGAAGAGTATGAAAAGGCTCATATCCCAGGAGCAGTTTCTTGTCCTATCGAAGAATTGGAAGCTAAACTTGCATCTTTGCCTGCCAATAGTAATGTAGTTGCTTATTGCAGGGGACCTTATTGCTTAATGTCGGCAAAAGCAGTAGAAATCCTTAAGGCAAAAGGTATTAATGCATTTCGATTGGAAGATGGTGTTAGAGAATGGGATCAATTTGTTTAA